A single genomic interval of Methanorbis rubei harbors:
- a CDS encoding NAD(P)-dependent glycerol-1-phosphate dehydrogenase: MNVENNRILKDKTFDKSRWIQMPRNVIVGHDALLQIPGIIADLGINGPIMLLSGDTTMKTVGTKVQNLLQEQGFDLVTGIVGRITYDEIKRIETVVQKAHAVLIVAVGGGRVIDTAKVVSYNLDIQFISVPTAASHDGIASSRASVVTEAGNVSVAAQPPLAIVADTGVIATAPHRLLAAGCADIIANYTAILDWELSHRLTGEPISEYALTLSKITAEILVKNASLIAHYDETAVWIVVKALFSSGIAMSIAGSSRPASGGEHKFAHMLERLAPGAALHGEACGIGTILGMYLHGGDWKSIRHSLRLIGAPTTPSDLGISDEVCLQAVLRAREIRPERFTIFDTGVTREAAEAAVKALYEV, encoded by the coding sequence GTGAACGTAGAAAATAATAGGATACTAAAGGATAAAACCTTTGACAAATCCCGATGGATTCAGATGCCGCGCAACGTGATCGTTGGTCACGACGCTCTTCTCCAGATTCCGGGCATTATTGCAGACCTTGGGATTAACGGTCCGATCATGCTGCTGTCAGGAGACACCACCATGAAAACCGTCGGAACAAAAGTGCAGAATCTGCTGCAGGAACAAGGCTTTGACCTTGTTACAGGCATTGTAGGCCGCATCACGTATGATGAGATCAAGCGCATCGAAACCGTTGTGCAAAAAGCACACGCTGTCCTGATCGTTGCCGTCGGCGGCGGCCGTGTGATTGACACCGCCAAAGTGGTCTCCTACAATCTTGACATCCAGTTTATCAGCGTCCCAACCGCCGCGTCCCATGACGGCATCGCGTCCTCCCGCGCCTCGGTTGTAACAGAAGCAGGCAACGTCAGTGTTGCAGCCCAGCCCCCGCTTGCAATCGTTGCCGACACCGGCGTTATTGCAACCGCACCGCACCGGCTCCTTGCCGCAGGATGCGCAGACATCATCGCAAACTACACCGCAATTCTTGACTGGGAACTGTCCCACCGCCTTACTGGGGAGCCGATCAGCGAGTATGCCCTGACGCTCTCAAAGATCACCGCAGAAATTCTCGTGAAAAATGCGAGCCTCATCGCCCATTATGATGAGACCGCTGTCTGGATCGTGGTCAAGGCCCTCTTCTCCTCAGGAATTGCGATGAGCATTGCCGGAAGCTCAAGACCTGCCTCAGGCGGCGAACACAAGTTCGCGCATATGCTTGAACGGCTTGCCCCGGGCGCAGCACTTCACGGCGAGGCCTGTGGTATTGGAACGATCCTCGGCATGTACCTGCACGGCGGCGACTGGAAATCGATCCGCCACTCACTCCGACTGATCGGCGCACCAACCACTCCGAGTGATCTCGGCATTAGCGACGAAGTCTGTCTGCAGGC